One stretch of Niallia sp. XMNu-256 DNA includes these proteins:
- a CDS encoding RraA family protein gives MTSIEKLFSTLPTTGISDALKGYNHMDTGIKPLKSNSKIAGRAFTVNIPPGDNTGILRGMREAKPGDVLVVDGKGFTERAVAGDFVIALIKSLGLQGIIIDGAIRDIQGIRDLDFPVFCRAATVSASAKGARGELQVTISCGGVSVSPGDLIIGDEDGVIVIPKGREEEILKATLEKLKKDEIREQTYIGSREKALQYLNTFLKGL, from the coding sequence ATGACATCGATTGAAAAACTTTTTTCAACTTTACCAACAACAGGAATTTCAGATGCACTAAAAGGTTATAACCATATGGATACTGGAATTAAGCCGTTAAAAAGTAACTCTAAAATAGCTGGCAGGGCATTTACTGTTAATATTCCACCAGGAGATAATACAGGTATTTTAAGGGGCATGAGAGAAGCGAAGCCGGGGGACGTATTGGTTGTAGACGGGAAAGGTTTTACAGAACGGGCCGTTGCAGGGGATTTTGTCATCGCCCTAATCAAATCCTTAGGTTTGCAAGGAATTATTATTGACGGTGCCATCCGTGATATCCAAGGAATTCGAGACCTAGATTTTCCAGTCTTTTGTCGTGCTGCTACGGTCTCAGCAAGCGCAAAAGGAGCAAGAGGGGAATTACAGGTAACTATCTCCTGCGGTGGTGTAAGCGTAAGCCCAGGTGACCTAATTATAGGAGATGAAGACGGAGTCATTGTCATTCCAAAAGGCAGGGAAGAAGAAATTCTGAAAGCCACTTTAGAAAAACTAAAAAAAGACGAAATTCGAGAACAAACCTATATAGGAAGTCGCGAAAAAGCCCTTCAATATTTAAATACCTTCCTTAAAGGTTTATAG
- a CDS encoding asparagine synthase has protein sequence MNIREGMIPTVLGSVVTTTGYALKQKRGSNKMVANTVFGFGLAHVVLGTIDLIQHRR, from the coding sequence ATGAATATTCGTGAAGGTATGATTCCAACTGTATTAGGTTCTGTCGTTACTACAACCGGCTATGCGCTAAAACAAAAACGTGGTTCCAACAAAATGGTGGCAAACACGGTCTTTGGTTTCGGTTTAGCCCATGTTGTCCTCGGTACAATTGACTTAATCCAACATCGACGTTAG
- a CDS encoding PaaI family thioesterase, giving the protein MIVNLINLHKVISKEIEPPKCDRLLGISLIEAKDGQAIGHWKIEEHLLNANGIVIGGFITATVDIMMSYAITTLINENQTFSSINIATTFHQPLQLGLVEIEAKVQKFGSFISYLSTTMTQENQKTGEAISIMAIINKPTNS; this is encoded by the coding sequence ATGATCGTAAATTTGATTAATTTACATAAAGTGATCTCAAAAGAGATAGAACCACCAAAATGTGACAGATTGCTTGGAATAAGTCTAATTGAGGCTAAAGACGGTCAGGCCATTGGACATTGGAAAATTGAAGAACATCTCCTGAATGCAAACGGGATTGTGATAGGTGGGTTTATAACCGCAACAGTAGATATTATGATGTCTTATGCCATTACCACTCTAATAAACGAAAACCAAACCTTTTCATCTATTAATATTGCTACCACCTTTCATCAACCTTTACAGCTTGGACTGGTCGAAATAGAAGCAAAAGTGCAAAAGTTTGGGAGTTTTATCTCTTATTTATCGACAACGATGACACAAGAAAATCAAAAAACGGGTGAAGCCATATCAATTATGGCTATTATAAATAAACCAACTAACTCATAG
- a CDS encoding citrate/2-methylcitrate synthase, with the protein MSKEEMIENYTKKYSEITTEHSSIESQLYDDFGVKRGLRDKNGKGVLAGLTKISDIRSNEEVDGKLVPCEGQLYYRGYNIYDLVSGFESHRRYGFEEITYLLLFGELPTQDQLKEFSQILLESSHLPRNFTRDVIMKAPSKDIMNSLTKSILTLASYDKQVDDLSLDNVLRQCLKLISTFPRLSVYGYHAYRHFDCDDSLYIHRPDPNLSMAENILRMLRPDMKFTDLEARVLDIALVLHMEHGGGNNSTFTTRVVSSAGSDTYSVIAAALSSLKGPKHGGANIKVVEMMADIKANVKDINDEDEVRNYLTRMLNKEVFDKRGLIYGMGHAVYSISDPRAQVFKGFVEKLALEKHRDNDFGLYSMVAKLAPEVIGEKRRIYKGVSANVDFYSGLVYSMLNIPVELYTPIFAMARIVGWSAHRLEELINVDKIIRPAYKSIMEEKEYKDVSER; encoded by the coding sequence ATGAGTAAAGAGGAAATGATTGAGAATTACACAAAAAAGTATAGTGAAATTACGACTGAACATAGCTCCATCGAGAGTCAGCTGTATGATGACTTTGGAGTAAAAAGGGGACTGAGAGATAAAAACGGAAAAGGGGTACTTGCTGGATTAACGAAAATTTCTGACATTCGTTCGAATGAGGAAGTTGATGGCAAGCTAGTTCCATGTGAAGGACAACTCTATTATCGTGGATATAATATTTATGATTTAGTTAGTGGATTTGAATCACATCGCAGATATGGATTTGAGGAAATTACTTACTTGCTATTATTTGGCGAACTTCCAACACAAGATCAACTAAAAGAATTTTCACAAATTCTTTTAGAAAGCAGCCATCTGCCTAGAAATTTCACTAGAGACGTTATTATGAAAGCCCCAAGTAAAGATATTATGAATTCTTTAACAAAGAGTATATTGACACTAGCTTCTTATGATAAACAGGTAGATGATTTGTCTTTAGATAATGTATTAAGACAATGCTTAAAGTTAATTAGTACGTTCCCAAGATTATCTGTATATGGTTATCACGCTTATCGCCATTTTGATTGTGATGATAGTCTTTATATCCATAGACCAGATCCGAACTTATCAATGGCGGAAAATATTTTGCGCATGTTACGACCTGATATGAAATTCACAGATCTTGAAGCACGTGTGCTTGATATTGCTTTAGTCTTACATATGGAGCATGGTGGTGGAAATAACTCTACATTTACAACAAGAGTCGTGTCTTCAGCAGGTTCGGATACTTATTCGGTCATTGCAGCAGCATTATCTTCATTAAAAGGTCCAAAACATGGCGGAGCTAATATCAAAGTAGTTGAAATGATGGCAGACATTAAAGCCAACGTGAAAGACATTAATGATGAAGATGAAGTTAGAAATTATTTAACGAGAATGTTAAACAAAGAGGTATTTGACAAACGTGGTTTAATTTACGGAATGGGACACGCAGTTTATTCGATTTCTGATCCACGAGCTCAAGTGTTTAAAGGATTTGTTGAAAAATTAGCACTTGAAAAACACCGCGATAATGATTTCGGACTATACTCGATGGTTGCAAAATTAGCGCCAGAAGTGATTGGTGAAAAGCGTCGTATTTATAAAGGAGTTAGTGCAAACGTTGACTTTTACAGTGGTCTTGTCTACAGCATGTTAAATATCCCAGTTGAGCTCTACACACCAATTTTTGCGATGGCAAGAATTGTCGGCTGGAGTGCACACCGTTTAGAAGAATTGATCAATGTAGACAAAATTATTCGCCCAGCCTATAAAAGCATTATGGAAGAAAAAGAATATAAGGATGTTAGCGAACGCTAA
- a CDS encoding CapA family protein: MANDQLSRKNKYRHKRLKRFSFILLGTGLPLIIGLGIIFYIDFHSKELPASNDNQSYNKPPIKQETSITISAAGDFTIGTDESFGYSGSFVEEADNNGYSYFVKGVKDIFLKDDFTTVNLETTLTTSTKKAQKKFRFKGDPSYAEILQLGGIEAVNLANNHIHDYSETGYKDTLSVLKKHQIGYFGYEHRYVTTIKGIKIGALGYEGWYDTPEIRSQIEKDIKLLRDQGVQIVLVHYHWGVERQYVPTESQKSLARFTVDAGADLILGHHPHVIQGIEEYEGKFIVYSLGNFMFGGNRNPSDKDTFVFQQTFHFTDDNLTTEKNITVIPFSISSVSDRNNYQPVPLNGGDADRVMEKIIHSSQQINGTGWTVYNNNGR; the protein is encoded by the coding sequence GTGGCAAATGATCAATTATCGAGGAAAAACAAGTACAGGCACAAAAGATTAAAACGATTTAGCTTTATTCTATTAGGGACCGGACTTCCGCTCATTATTGGATTAGGGATTATTTTTTATATCGATTTTCATTCAAAGGAACTACCTGCTAGTAACGATAATCAGTCTTATAATAAACCACCAATCAAGCAGGAAACAAGCATTACAATAAGTGCAGCAGGTGATTTTACAATTGGCACAGATGAATCCTTTGGTTATTCAGGTTCTTTCGTTGAAGAAGCTGATAATAATGGTTACTCTTATTTTGTTAAAGGGGTTAAAGATATTTTTCTAAAGGATGACTTTACGACGGTCAACCTTGAAACCACTTTGACCACGTCTACTAAAAAGGCTCAGAAAAAGTTTAGATTTAAAGGCGATCCCTCCTATGCTGAAATCTTACAGTTAGGCGGAATTGAAGCAGTCAATCTAGCAAATAATCATATTCATGACTATTCAGAAACAGGTTACAAAGATACTCTTTCTGTATTGAAAAAACATCAAATCGGTTACTTCGGTTACGAACACAGATACGTCACCACAATAAAAGGGATTAAGATTGGAGCATTAGGTTATGAAGGATGGTATGACACTCCTGAGATTCGCAGTCAAATAGAGAAAGATATAAAATTATTAAGAGATCAGGGTGTGCAAATCGTTCTAGTCCATTATCATTGGGGTGTTGAACGGCAATATGTTCCAACCGAATCTCAGAAATCATTGGCCAGATTTACGGTTGATGCTGGTGCAGATCTAATCCTTGGTCACCACCCACACGTTATTCAAGGTATAGAAGAATACGAGGGAAAATTTATTGTCTATAGCCTAGGAAACTTTATGTTTGGAGGAAACCGAAATCCTAGTGATAAAGACACGTTTGTCTTCCAACAAACCTTTCATTTTACTGATGATAATCTAACAACTGAAAAAAATATTACTGTTATTCCCTTTTCAATTTCCTCTGTTTCCGATAGAAATAATTATCAACCTGTCCCACTAAACGGGGGTGATGCGGACCGGGTAATGGAAAAAATCATTCACTCATCCCAACAAATTAATGGGACAGGCTGGACTGTGTACAATAATAATGGAAGGTAG
- a CDS encoding S8 family peptidase → MKNSKPLLYLISFIVLLSVASILLFQNRSSNQEASEPIGDRSVTPMASPVQLKNNDKHILQVNSLAMGETIKNHLRNDPSVYLIKHDEKTESHYQENEVIVKFKVEPTEQELENLSNEIRGKKVNKLNSIITFQSDTLSTADLMAYFTKQANVEYAEPHYLYMQNQIDLPNDLLYQEQYQWNFPVIRTEEGWGISKGKEDVIIAVIDTGVDLNHPDLKGRLTKGYNVVENNDFADDDNGHGTHVAGIIASETNNREGVAGLTWYNKVMPIKAIGAEGYGTSFDIAKGIIWAVDHGADVINMSLGNYQSSSLLKEAINYAYDQNVVLIAAAGNENTSRPSYPASYPQVLSVAAIDYTGNRASFSNFGDYIDVSAPGDIIASTYFNQQYAALSGTSMASPHVAGLAGLLLAVNPDLTNREVMDIIENTAYDLGRPGKDIDFGSGLIDIQHALEQAKSS, encoded by the coding sequence ATGAAAAATTCGAAACCCTTACTTTATCTCATTTCATTTATTGTTCTTTTATCAGTAGCATCTATATTACTTTTTCAAAACAGATCATCAAACCAGGAGGCCAGTGAGCCTATTGGCGATAGATCAGTTACCCCAATGGCTAGCCCGGTCCAATTAAAAAACAATGACAAACATATTCTACAAGTGAATAGTCTTGCTATGGGAGAAACGATCAAGAATCATTTAAGAAATGATCCTTCCGTTTATCTAATTAAACATGATGAAAAAACGGAGAGCCACTATCAAGAGAATGAAGTCATTGTTAAATTTAAGGTTGAACCTACGGAGCAGGAACTAGAAAACCTCTCAAATGAGATCCGTGGAAAAAAAGTAAATAAGTTAAATTCAATCATTACCTTTCAATCCGATACCCTTTCAACCGCGGATTTAATGGCATACTTTACGAAGCAAGCAAATGTAGAATATGCAGAGCCCCATTATTTGTATATGCAAAACCAAATTGACCTCCCGAACGATTTGTTGTATCAGGAACAATATCAATGGAATTTTCCTGTTATTCGTACAGAGGAAGGCTGGGGCATTTCAAAAGGAAAAGAAGATGTCATTATTGCCGTAATAGACACAGGAGTGGATCTGAATCATCCTGATTTAAAGGGCCGGTTAACAAAAGGATACAATGTAGTAGAAAACAATGATTTTGCTGATGATGACAATGGACACGGTACCCATGTGGCTGGAATCATTGCCTCTGAGACAAACAACCGTGAAGGTGTTGCTGGATTAACTTGGTATAACAAAGTTATGCCAATTAAGGCAATCGGTGCTGAAGGGTATGGCACTTCCTTTGATATCGCCAAAGGAATCATCTGGGCAGTTGATCATGGAGCTGATGTGATTAACATGAGTTTGGGGAACTACCAATCATCTTCTCTGTTAAAAGAGGCGATCAATTATGCGTACGACCAAAATGTTGTTTTAATTGCTGCAGCGGGAAATGAAAATACGAGTCGACCTAGTTACCCTGCTTCTTATCCTCAAGTATTGAGTGTTGCAGCGATTGATTATACAGGAAATCGAGCTTCATTTTCTAATTTCGGAGATTACATTGATGTCAGTGCTCCTGGTGATATCATAGCAAGCACTTACTTTAACCAACAATACGCAGCCTTATCTGGTACCTCAATGGCATCACCTCATGTAGCAGGTTTAGCTGGGCTTTTATTGGCTGTAAATCCTGATTTAACGAACCGAGAGGTCATGGATATTATTGAAAATACAGCCTACGATCTTGGCAGACCTGGAAAGGATATTGATTTTGGCAGTGGATTAATTGATATCCAGCATGCCCTAGAACAAGCTAAGAGTTCATAA
- a CDS encoding Cof-type HAD-IIB family hydrolase, which translates to MKCFSIDLDGTLLNTNHQIPEENFQVLQELKAQGHRIIINTGRAIEDVIKFSEIQQLQTPIISINGTVIYSSNREVLFEASLPVDMYKKLLPILLDLGLWVMVYTNQGGFPCRNPEIQDKSPEEIEPIFANYNYDQILENEGIKIYKVMAVSRKDQLEKIDAAKEAIHGKLELSMASSHPNNVEFTSIEANKGAALLRYQELAEEPFEEIFAFGDGGNDVEQFKVATTSVAMENAPFQVKQEADVITMTNNENGFAYAVRELISY; encoded by the coding sequence ATGAAATGCTTCTCAATTGATTTAGACGGTACTTTATTAAACACAAACCATCAAATTCCTGAAGAAAACTTTCAAGTTCTTCAAGAATTAAAAGCTCAAGGACACCGAATTATTATTAATACTGGACGCGCTATCGAAGATGTGATTAAATTTTCTGAAATCCAACAGTTACAAACACCCATTATCAGCATTAATGGAACGGTTATCTACTCAAGCAACAGAGAGGTGCTTTTTGAAGCTTCCTTACCAGTAGATATGTACAAAAAGTTGCTTCCAATTTTACTAGATTTGGGATTATGGGTCATGGTCTATACGAATCAAGGTGGTTTCCCTTGTCGGAATCCAGAAATTCAAGATAAGAGCCCTGAGGAAATTGAGCCGATTTTTGCCAATTACAATTATGATCAAATTCTTGAAAATGAAGGCATTAAAATTTACAAAGTTATGGCTGTCTCACGCAAAGATCAATTAGAAAAAATAGATGCTGCTAAAGAAGCAATCCATGGAAAGCTAGAGTTATCTATGGCTTCCTCTCATCCAAATAATGTCGAATTTACTTCGATTGAAGCGAATAAAGGAGCAGCTTTACTACGTTATCAAGAATTAGCCGAAGAACCTTTCGAAGAGATCTTTGCTTTTGGGGATGGCGGAAACGATGTGGAACAATTTAAAGTCGCTACTACATCAGTAGCTATGGAAAATGCCCCATTTCAAGTTAAACAAGAAGCAGATGTCATTACAATGACAAACAATGAGAATGGATTTGCCTACGCGGTCCGCGAATTGATTAGTTACTAA
- a CDS encoding bile acid:sodium symporter family protein translates to MKALERASTFAGNTFAYWVILFAALALLFPGGFTWIGSYISLLLGIIMFGMGMTLSASDFKEVISAPKKVLVGVLAQFTIMPFTAFGLAYLLGLPPEIAVGVILVGSCPGGTSSNVMTFLARGNTALSVTITSCTTLLAPLVTPALTLMLASQWLPVSAGAMFKSVVTIVLLPIILGLIAKSLFSKQVEKGAKALPLVSVIGIVAIVAAVVSGSKEKILESGLLILAVVILHNALGYLLGFFAAKLLKMNYADQKAVSIEVGMQNSGLATALAMAHFSPLAAVPGAIFSVWHNVSGSLLANYWGKKAKKMEEEQNTTSP, encoded by the coding sequence ATGAAAGCTTTAGAGAGAGCAAGTACGTTTGCGGGTAACACGTTTGCCTATTGGGTAATTTTGTTTGCCGCATTAGCATTATTATTTCCAGGGGGATTTACTTGGATTGGATCTTATATTAGTTTATTGTTAGGAATTATTATGTTCGGAATGGGGATGACATTATCAGCTTCTGATTTTAAGGAAGTTATAAGTGCTCCTAAAAAAGTTCTCGTTGGGGTTTTGGCTCAATTTACTATTATGCCTTTTACTGCTTTTGGTCTCGCTTATCTCCTTGGGTTACCGCCTGAAATTGCTGTAGGGGTTATCCTAGTTGGTTCGTGTCCAGGAGGTACATCTTCCAATGTAATGACATTTTTGGCAAGAGGGAATACTGCATTATCCGTTACGATTACATCCTGTACGACTCTTTTAGCACCGTTAGTCACGCCTGCCCTTACTTTAATGTTGGCAAGTCAGTGGTTACCAGTCTCAGCAGGTGCGATGTTTAAATCGGTTGTAACCATTGTTCTGTTGCCAATCATCCTTGGTTTAATTGCAAAGTCTTTATTCAGCAAGCAGGTTGAAAAAGGTGCTAAAGCTTTACCTTTAGTTTCAGTTATTGGGATCGTTGCGATTGTGGCAGCTGTTGTAAGTGGAAGCAAGGAAAAAATTCTTGAAAGTGGTTTGCTTATTTTAGCGGTCGTTATTTTGCACAATGCACTTGGATACCTACTTGGGTTTTTCGCTGCAAAACTATTAAAAATGAATTATGCTGATCAAAAGGCTGTATCAATTGAAGTTGGAATGCAAAACTCTGGTCTTGCTACAGCGCTTGCGATGGCTCACTTCTCACCACTTGCTGCCGTACCAGGTGCTATTTTTAGCGTTTGGCATAATGTATCTGGCTCTCTATTAGCTAACTATTGGGGCAAAAAAGCTAAGAAGATGGAAGAAGAACAAAATACAACTTCTCCTTGA
- a CDS encoding hydroxymethylglutaryl-CoA lyase produces MCANRFHYPDFVTVCEVGPRDGLQNERIFVSSEDKIAWINQLSHSGLKYIEITSFVNPKWIPALKDAEVVAKGIERVSGVTYSALVPNLNGLEKAIETNIDEIALFISASETHNRKNLNKSIEDTLPLIEEVAKETISNGKTIRGYISTVFGCPYEGKVAMDKIIRIADTLFEMGIRELSIGDTVGIATPLQVEEVLDALLRRFPAEKVAMHFHDTRGMAIANVLKSLEMGITKFDSSLGGLGGCPYAPGASGNLATDDLLYLLEGMGIKTSVDYDKMIEAAKYIQDKLKKSLSSHTIQALSAGMGK; encoded by the coding sequence ATGTGTGCTAATCGATTCCATTATCCGGATTTTGTTACGGTTTGTGAAGTAGGTCCACGAGATGGTTTACAAAATGAGAGGATATTTGTTTCTAGCGAAGATAAGATCGCATGGATCAATCAGCTATCGCATAGCGGGTTAAAGTATATAGAAATCACTTCATTTGTAAATCCTAAATGGATCCCTGCCTTGAAAGATGCGGAAGTAGTGGCGAAAGGAATCGAAAGGGTTTCAGGAGTAACATATTCTGCTCTAGTTCCAAACTTGAATGGCTTAGAAAAGGCAATTGAAACAAATATTGATGAAATTGCACTTTTTATTTCTGCGTCAGAAACCCATAATCGAAAAAATCTAAATAAGTCAATTGAGGATACTTTACCTCTAATAGAGGAAGTAGCAAAAGAAACAATATCAAATGGAAAGACCATTCGAGGGTATATTTCAACTGTATTTGGCTGTCCTTATGAAGGTAAGGTTGCAATGGATAAAATCATCAGAATTGCTGACACTTTATTTGAGATGGGAATTAGGGAATTATCGATTGGAGACACGGTTGGAATTGCTACACCATTACAAGTCGAAGAGGTTCTTGATGCTTTACTAAGAAGATTTCCTGCTGAGAAGGTGGCGATGCATTTTCATGATACAAGAGGGATGGCAATCGCCAATGTCCTGAAATCATTGGAAATGGGTATCACAAAATTCGATAGTTCGCTTGGAGGACTTGGTGGTTGTCCATACGCTCCAGGGGCTTCCGGTAACTTGGCAACCGATGATTTACTTTATTTGCTTGAGGGAATGGGCATAAAAACAAGTGTAGACTATGACAAAATGATAGAGGCAGCTAAATACATTCAAGATAAATTAAAAAAGTCTTTATCGAGTCACACAATACAAGCATTGTCAGCAGGAATGGGTAAATAA
- a CDS encoding CapA family protein codes for MKWGKLFYWLLLLVAVLMLSACGSSLKSQEEKEQNNGGQQEVKKSNTEEPSKVETTPPEPIVQTIQLSAVGDILIHEDLYNAASVGNNQYDFTPMFELVKPYMEGADITFANQETMIGGVELGLSTYPAFNSPVEIGDALKNSGVDIVSIANNHTLDRREQAVLNSIDHWNKIGMLYTGAYSSFEDQKSIRVIEKDGIKVAFIAYTYGTNGIPVPEGKEYLVNLIDKQRIKDEIDRAEEIADVVAVSLHFGNEYERMPNEAQKELVQFSVDEGADLIIGTHPHVLQPFSWVQGKDGNRAYVMYSLGNFFSGQIGEYKQMGGIASIEIEKVIDGEQIDITLKNPKFLPTYVRRQKDFKIIPMHLLTNDDVKNPQGLLEDLKRHMSQEVPELEFVS; via the coding sequence ATGAAATGGGGCAAGCTTTTTTATTGGCTACTACTACTAGTAGCGGTTTTGATGCTTTCTGCTTGTGGTTCTTCTTTAAAAAGTCAAGAAGAAAAAGAGCAAAATAATGGAGGCCAACAGGAAGTAAAGAAGTCGAATACAGAAGAACCATCTAAAGTAGAAACCACTCCACCTGAACCAATAGTGCAAACGATACAATTATCAGCAGTCGGTGATATTTTAATTCATGAAGATCTTTACAATGCAGCAAGTGTAGGGAATAACCAGTATGATTTTACCCCTATGTTTGAACTAGTAAAGCCGTATATGGAAGGCGCTGATATTACGTTTGCAAATCAGGAAACGATGATTGGGGGAGTAGAGCTCGGCTTATCAACCTATCCTGCCTTTAATAGCCCAGTTGAAATCGGAGATGCCTTAAAGAATTCAGGGGTTGATATTGTTTCAATTGCCAACAATCACACTTTAGATAGGAGAGAACAGGCCGTACTAAACTCAATCGATCATTGGAATAAAATTGGTATGCTTTATACAGGTGCCTATTCTTCTTTTGAAGACCAAAAATCTATTCGTGTAATCGAAAAAGATGGGATCAAGGTTGCATTTATCGCGTATACATATGGCACAAATGGGATCCCGGTACCAGAGGGGAAAGAATATCTTGTAAATCTTATTGATAAACAAAGAATAAAAGACGAAATTGACAGGGCAGAAGAAATTGCAGATGTTGTAGCGGTAAGTCTTCATTTCGGCAATGAATATGAAAGAATGCCGAATGAAGCTCAGAAGGAATTGGTGCAATTTTCCGTTGATGAAGGAGCGGATCTTATTATTGGAACACATCCGCACGTTTTACAACCTTTCTCATGGGTTCAAGGAAAAGATGGAAATAGAGCTTATGTCATGTATTCGCTCGGGAATTTCTTTTCTGGTCAAATCGGTGAATATAAGCAAATGGGTGGCATTGCTTCCATAGAAATTGAAAAAGTAATCGATGGAGAACAAATAGATATTACATTAAAAAATCCAAAGTTTTTACCAACCTATGTAAGACGGCAGAAAGATTTTAAAATTATCCCGATGCACTTATTAACGAATGATGATGTTAAAAATCCACAAGGATTACTTGAAGATTTAAAAAGACACATGTCACAAGAGGTTCCAGAGTTGGAGTTTGTTAGTTAA
- a CDS encoding winged helix DNA-binding protein has product MENNLEILLSGKHFKKLYEKKYFPIFKKYDITKIEIEILLFLQHNRSYDTARDIVELKSYTKSHVSKAIDSLIKNGYLIGKLDEHDRRSIHLEIPPRAQPIVQEALQLRNSLLDILFKNMSNEEKLFLDQIARKIDCNIKEALENEKIN; this is encoded by the coding sequence ATGGAAAATAACTTAGAAATATTGTTAAGTGGTAAGCATTTTAAAAAATTGTATGAAAAAAAATACTTTCCTATTTTCAAGAAGTATGACATCACAAAAATTGAAATTGAAATATTATTATTCTTGCAACATAACCGATCCTATGATACGGCTAGAGACATTGTTGAGTTAAAATCTTATACGAAATCACACGTTTCTAAGGCAATCGATTCTTTAATTAAGAATGGCTATTTAATAGGAAAGCTAGATGAACATGACAGAAGGAGTATTCATTTAGAAATTCCTCCTAGAGCGCAACCGATTGTCCAAGAGGCGTTGCAATTACGTAACAGTCTTTTAGACATTCTATTTAAAAATATGAGCAATGAGGAAAAATTATTTTTAGATCAAATTGCTAGAAAAATAGATTGCAATATTAAAGAAGCCTTAGAAAACGAAAAAATTAATTAA
- a CDS encoding NADPH-dependent oxidoreductase — MNEVIKSLLSHRSIRAYEDKPVEDEQLEQIVQTVQAAPNWINGQQFSIVAVKDPERKKRLAQLCGNQKHIEEAPVFFVFCADFYRTYLASQMENKSMEAIHDIDSLIVGVTDVGIALGTAVAAAESFGLGTVAIGGIRRNALQVIEELNLPPYVIPVSGLCIGHPAQDPGLKPRLPKQSVYHEEAYQHELLPILEEYNEIYAKYLQERSGNNRSGTWTEFVATFFNQSYYHETADMLEQQKFPGGKK, encoded by the coding sequence GTGAACGAAGTAATTAAATCATTATTATCCCACCGTTCAATTCGGGCCTATGAAGATAAACCTGTAGAAGACGAGCAGTTGGAACAAATTGTTCAGACTGTCCAAGCTGCGCCAAATTGGATTAATGGACAACAATTCTCTATTGTTGCTGTTAAAGATCCGGAACGGAAGAAAAGGTTAGCTCAGCTTTGTGGAAATCAAAAACATATTGAGGAAGCACCTGTTTTCTTTGTGTTCTGCGCTGATTTTTATCGTACATATTTAGCAAGCCAAATGGAAAATAAATCAATGGAAGCAATTCATGATATCGACTCCCTTATTGTTGGAGTTACTGATGTTGGCATTGCACTTGGAACCGCGGTTGCTGCTGCTGAATCATTCGGTCTTGGTACAGTAGCGATCGGAGGGATTCGCAGAAATGCACTTCAGGTTATTGAAGAACTAAATCTTCCTCCATATGTCATTCCGGTTTCAGGCCTTTGCATTGGACATCCTGCTCAAGATCCCGGGCTAAAACCACGTCTGCCTAAGCAGTCTGTTTATCATGAGGAAGCCTATCAACATGAATTGCTCCCTATTTTAGAGGAATATAACGAAATCTATGCAAAATACTTACAAGAAAGATCCGGAAATAACCGTTCAGGTACTTGGACAGAATTTGTTGCAACTTTCTTTAATCAATCCTACTACCATGAAACAGCAGATATGCTTGAGCAACAAAAATTTCCTGGTGGAAAGAAATAA
- a CDS encoding DUF4023 domain-containing protein produces the protein MDNTNEFVQKLHEKQKKDEQNRKRQGNNDPSSKLPTNRNKG, from the coding sequence ATGGATAACACAAATGAGTTTGTTCAAAAATTACATGAAAAGCAAAAGAAAGATGAACAAAATCGCAAGCGACAAGGCAATAACGATCCAAGTTCAAAGTTGCCAACAAATCGAAATAAAGGTTAA